The following are encoded in a window of Bradyrhizobium guangdongense genomic DNA:
- the sufC gene encoding Fe-S cluster assembly ATPase SufC, protein MALLEVKDLKVRVEEREILHGLTLTVNEGEVHAIMGPNGSGKSTLSHVIAGKPGYEVTDGQILFKGEDLLEMSPDERAAKGVFLAFQYPVEIPGVATMNFLRTALNAQRKARGEDEYSTPDFLKKVREVSKSLNIPQDMLKRGVNVGFSGGEKKRNEVLQMALFEPSLCILDEMDSGLDIDALRIAADGVNALRSPKRAMVVITHYQRLLNYIVPDVVHVMSKGRVVKSGAKDLALELEASGYAQFEDA, encoded by the coding sequence ATGGCTTTGCTTGAAGTGAAAGACCTCAAGGTTCGTGTCGAGGAGCGTGAGATCCTCCACGGACTGACGCTGACCGTGAACGAAGGCGAGGTGCACGCGATCATGGGGCCGAACGGCTCCGGCAAGTCGACGCTCTCGCACGTCATCGCCGGCAAGCCTGGTTATGAAGTCACCGACGGCCAGATCCTGTTCAAGGGCGAAGACCTCCTGGAGATGTCGCCGGACGAGCGCGCCGCCAAGGGCGTGTTCCTGGCGTTCCAGTATCCGGTCGAGATTCCCGGCGTCGCCACCATGAATTTCCTGCGCACGGCGCTGAACGCCCAGCGCAAGGCGCGCGGGGAGGATGAATACTCCACCCCGGACTTCCTCAAGAAGGTCCGCGAGGTCTCGAAGTCGCTGAACATCCCGCAGGACATGCTCAAGCGCGGCGTCAATGTCGGCTTCTCCGGCGGCGAAAAGAAGCGCAACGAGGTGTTGCAGATGGCGCTGTTCGAGCCGAGCCTGTGCATCCTCGACGAGATGGATTCGGGCCTCGACATCGACGCGCTGCGCATCGCGGCCGACGGCGTCAACGCGCTGCGCTCGCCAAAGCGCGCGATGGTCGTCATCACCCACTATCAGCGGCTGCTCAACTACATCGTGCCCGACGTGGTGCACGTGATGTCCAAGGGGCGGGTCGTGAAGAGCGGCGCCAAGGATCTGGCGCTGGAGCTGGAAGCGTCCGGCTACGCCCAGTTCGAGGACGCGTAA